The following nucleotide sequence is from Candidatus Hydrogenedentota bacterium.
GTCGAAGCACCCGCCGCGCCCGCCGGCCTGCACGCCGCGGCCGCGGCGAAGGAAATGCGGCTCCTCCACGCCGTGCTGGGCGCGCCGTTGATTCGCGCGGGCCAGGTATTTGGGGCCGTGCTGCTCGGCGAGCGCGTCGCGGGCGGCGCGTACACGGTCGAGGAACGCGAACTGCTCGCGCTCGTGGCGCGGTGTGTTTCGCTGGCCTTCGATCGCGCGCAGAGCCATGCCGAAATCGCGCGGCGCCAGGCGCGGCTCGACCGCGTGCTCGCGCACATCAACGCGGGCGTGGTCACGATCGCGCCGGACAAGACCGTCGTCATGATGAACCAGAGCGCCGAACGGCTGCTGAACGTGAGAGCCATCGACCTTGTGGGAAGAAGCGTGCAGCGGCTCGGCTCCGCCTTTGCCGACGTGGTGCTGCGCACCTTGTCCGATGGCACGCCCCGGCTCCGCTGCGAATTTCACGACCCGGCCATCAACGCGACGCTCGGGCTCAGCGCGACGCCACTCGGCGAGGAAGGCGTCGTGGTTGTATTCTCGCGTCTGCCCGAACGCGACGAGGGTCACGACGAACTCGCGCTCAGCCCCGTCTGGGGCTATCTGGCTTCGCGCGTGGCGCAGGAAATCAAGAACCCGATGGTTGCCATCAGCACATACGCGCAATTGCTGCCCAAGAAGTACGACGCGCCCGACTTCCGCGACTCGTTCTCGGACGTCGTGCAGAATGAGGTGGCCCGCATCAACGCCGTGGTCGAAACGCTGTATGCGTTTGCTGAAACGCCGCGCCTTGCGCTCGAAGCCACCAATGTCGACGAAGCCGTCCGACACGTGCTGGACGTGCTGCGCGACGAAATGCGCGAGCACGCCATCACGGTAGACGCGGAACTGCAGTCGGGCGGCGCGCAGGCGGAAATCGACTCGCACCATTTCGGAACCGCGGTCGCCAATGTCTTGCGAAACGCTATCGATGCGATGGCGCACGGCGGCACCTTGTCCGTGCGAACCAGCCGTGAAAACGGCTGTATCGAGGTGCGCGTTACGGATACCGGCCCCGGCATCGCACAACAAGACGCGGCCAACGTGTTTTTGCCCTTTTTCAGCACCAAAGAACGCGGCATGGGATTGGGACTTGCTATTGCGAACCGCATCATGAAACAACACAAGGGCGATATCCGGCTCTTGCACAGCGAAAAGGGCGGCAGTTGCTTCGCGCTGCAATTGCCCGCCTCGGGAACACCCCATGCAAACCATACTCGCGGTGGATGACGAATACAGCGTTCGCAAGTCCTATGAACTGGTTCTGGGCGGCACATACCGGTTGTTGCTTGCGGAAAACGCCGTGCAGGCATTTGAACTGCTCGAACAGCATCACGTGGATTTGATCATCCTGGACCTTATTTTGCCCGGCATTACAGGGCTCGATTTTCTCGCGCGGCTCGAGGAGCAGGGCGAAATCATCCCCGTCATCGTGGTCACGGCTTCCAATAATGTTCAGACAGCCGTGGACGTGATGAAACGGGGTGCACGCGACTTCGTGGTCAAGCCCTTCGACGTGGACGAACTGCTCCGCCTCGCGGACCGTGTCCTGTGCGAGCGGCGCAAGCAGCGGGAACTGCTCGCGCTTCGGGAACGCGACGCCGCCGGCTTCGAGCAGATCATAGGCGACGCGCCCGCCCTGCTGGGCACGCTTGCGAAGGCGCGCCAGGCCATGCAGGTCGATTCGACCGTGCTGATTACAGGCGAAAGCGGGACCGGCAAAGACCTTATCGCGCGGGCCATTCACTGCGGCGGCAAACGGGCGGACGGTCCTTTCGTCCCCATCTCGTGCTGCGCTATTCCCGAACAACTCGTGGAGAGCGAACTGTTCGGGCACGTGAAAGGCGCATTCACCGGCGCGATGGAAACGCGGGTCGGCAAACTCGAAGTAGCGGACGGCGGCACGCTGTTTCTTGACGAGATAGGCGAAATGCCGCTCGACGCACAGGTCAAGCTGCTGCGCGTGCTTCAGGACGGCTGCTTCTATCCGGTCGGTGCGTCCAAGACCATCCACGTGGACCTCCGCGTGATATGCGCCACCAATCGGAACCTGCAGGAAGCGGTGCGGGAGGGCAGGTTCCGCGAGGACCTCTTCTATCGCGTCAATGTGCTGCAGATCGAGATGCCGCCGCTGCGCAAACGTCGCGAGGATATCCCCAGGCTTGCCGCGCATTTCATCGCCCAGCAGGCCCCGCACCTGAACGCGCGCTGCACCGCGCTCGCGCCAAAAGCTCTCGCCCGGCTCGCCTCGTATTCGTGGCCCGGAAACGTGCGCGAACTCGAGAACACGATACAGCGGCTGCTCGTGATTCACAGCGCTGAGACCGTGTTGCAGGCGGAGCACCTCGAAGAGATCCTGCCTGGTTCCGGCCCCGAAGCGGCGCGGAATTTCGAGGAATTTGAGGGTTTGCCGCTGGAGGAGGCCGTCAACCGGCTCGAACGCCACCTGATCCTGCGCGCGTTGGATCGGGCCAATTTCGTGCAGTCGCAGGCGGCCGACCTCCTGGGCACGACGCGCCGTATCCTGAAATATAAAATGGACCATCTGGGCATTTCAGCGCCCGGCGAACCAGATAGCCTGGCGGGTTGAATGCAAGACGCAATCCTGTCAGTTGGAAGTCAGGGGCGGGATGTCCGCGCCGCTACGCGAAGAAGGGAGAAAGCAGCGTGCATATTACCGTTGTAGGTTCCGTGGCGTTGGACACCGTGGAAACCCCTTGGGGCAAGAATGAGGACGGGCTCGGCGGCGCGGCTGTCTATTTTGCGCTTGCCGCAGCCAATTTCAGCCCGGTGCATCTCGTGGGCGTCGTGGGCGGCGATTTCCCCGACCGGCACCTGCAGCTTCTGGCCGCGAAGGGCATCGACCTCACCGGACTCGAACGCGCTCCGGGCAAGACATTCCGCTGGGCCGGACGGTATCACGCCGACGTCAACCAGCGCGATACGCTCGACACCCAGCTCAATGTGTTCGAGAATTTTCGTCCGAATGTCCCGGAAGCGGCGCGCTCGGCCGACTTTCTCTTCCTCGGCAACATCCATCCCGCGCTTCAGGCGGATGTGCTTGCGCAGACGCGGCCCCGTTTCGTCGCCATGGACACCATGAACCTGTGGATTGCGACAACGCCGGATGCCTTGCGCGCCGTGCTGCGGGAAGTGGACGCCCTGATCATCAATGACGCCGAGGCGCGTCAGTTGACGGGCGAGGCCAATGTCGTAGCCGCCGCCCGCGGTGTACAGGCGCTGGGCCCGGAGATAGTAGTCGTCAAGAAGGGCGAGCACGGTGCGATGCTGTTCGACGCAACCCGCGAGGTCTTTGTCATCCCCGCGCTTCCACTCGATACCGTGGTGGACCCCACGGGCGCGGGCGACAGTTTCGCAGGCGGTTTTCTCGGCGCTGTCGCACAGGCGGGCGACACTTCGCCCGCAACGTTGCGGCGCGCCGTCGCGTATGGCACGGTAGTCGCTTCCTTTACGTGCGAGGCGTTCGGCCCGGCGCGGCTTGCGGACATCACCCCGCCGGATATTCAGGAACGCCTTGAGGTGTTGCGGCGTCTATCGGCATTCTGATATCGGGCTTCGAGGCGGATCAGGGAGCGGCCGCGCGCGGCATGCTTGACCGGGAGCAGTCTCCTGGTTCAGCCTCGAAGCGTGAACGGTTCTCGAGGCATGGGCAGACGGACACATGCAATCGGCGATTGACAATGAATACACATCCCTGCCGGGGATTCTCGCCGTACTGACGGAATTGCTGCTGATACCGTACGTGGCCTGGGGCATCTACAACCTGAGACGGCGATTCCGGTTTCACGACGACATCCCTCCGATTGTCGAAGCGATCACGTTGGCGCTGGTAGGCGTGTTCGTGGCCGTCGAAGTGCAAGTGCTCGAATACTGGTTTGAAAAGGCGGCCGCCTATGTGATCTTCGCGATACTCGGCCTTTTCACATCGGCGGTGGCGCTTTACGGGCATATGGCCATCTCACTCCTATCCTGGCTCATTGTGGATTTCATGATGCCCGGGCACCGGGGCAACCCCGACCACCCGCGCATGGGGCCTGAAGAAGCGCTGGAACACCAGCGCGATTACGAAGGCGCGCTTGAGGGCTATCTTGTGCTCGCGCGCATCTATCCCCGTGACACGGAGATTCCCATGCGCATCGTGAACAACTTGCTGCGTCTCAACCGCGAGAAAGAGGCGCCCGCCTGGCTTCAACGCGCGCTCGCCTGTTGTTCCACGGGAGAGGAGGCGGCGCCGGTCGTGCTGCGCCTGTGCGACGTGTACGAGCGGCATCTCGACGACCCGCGGCAGGCGCGCGAGACGCTGCGGAGTTTCCTGGCTCAATACCCCGGCGTGAAAGAAAGAGAAGCTCTGGCAGAGCGCCTGGGGCGCATCGGCACCGCCATTGTCACCGAACACGCCGCGCAACTGACGCGTCTGGCGGAAGCCCCCCTTGCGCCGCCGCCGGCCCCGGAACCCGGCCCGAAGCCGCGCCGCCGCACGAGACTCGATGTCGCGCCTATCCAAGGCCCGATAGCTCCTTCCGAACCATCCTCCGCGGACAAGGCCGAGGAGCCGGAACCCGCGAAGCCCGCGTTGAGCATCGAAGCCATCCGGCCGCCCGGCCCGCATCCTTCCGGGACCAAGCCGACGGGCAAGAACTAGCGGCAGCGGCATCCGGGCGTTCCTACGGCGTGCCCGCGGCTTCCTTGATTTGCGTCGGGATTACCAGATGGACCGCGCCTGCCTGGCGCGCGGCATCCATCGCCGCAACCACCGCTTGAAAGGGCGCGGCCTCGTCCCCCCGCAACACGATAGCCGCTTCGGGGTCCCGCTGCAGAAGTGCGTTCAGTTCCGCATCCAGGGCCGCCGCATCGACTCGCCGTCCGTTCCAATAGAAGTCACCGGCGGCGTTGACCGCAAGTTCATGGGTTCCCTGGGCCTCTTCCATGGCGGTCGAGGAACGGGGCAGAACGACATCCACGCCCAGATGCGACCGGAACGTCGATGATACGGTGAAGAAGATAATCAGAATGAACATCACGTCCACGAGCGGTGTGATATTGATGCCAAGACGTTTCCTGGAACGCCGCGTCTGAAAAGGTCCGTCCATACTCGGGCTGCTCCGCTGGCGGCGCGGTTTTCCCGCCTGCCTCCAAGGCCACGGGCCGGGTTTTCCGCCCCGAGCCTGTGCCGTTCCGCTGCTGGGATACGGGGGAAGAGGGACGTTTAAACCCTTAGGCGAAGCTATTTTACGTGGGTTGAGCCTACGGAAACAACTCATTGAATTTACCCTTGACGGCAGCCGAAATTTGCGCAAATACGGCAGTGTAGGGTACACTCATGACGGGTTCCGATGGATAGTCATTGAACCTGAAGCCAAGTAAGGTGTGTGCAGGGGTATATTGTGAAAAACTGGCGCGTGTGCGTGGCGGACGACGATGTTGATGCGGCATCCGTCCTGGTAGAAGGTCTTTCGGCCAATAACTACGAGGCCTACGCAGTCCACTCGGGTGAAGCGGCCTTGGCGGCCTGCCGCACGGGGGAGGTTGACCTGCTCCTGCTGGATGTGTCCATGCCGGATATGGATGGTTTCGCTGTTTGCCAAGCTCTCAAGGAAGACCCGCACACGCGCGACATCGGCGTTATTTTCGTCACCGTCCATGGTTCGGACGAAGATGTGAAGCGGGGCTTCACGCTGGGCGCGGCGGATTACGTTACGAAGCCGTACAATCTTCCCATCGTGATGCTGCGCATCGACTCGATCATGCGCACGCGGCAGATTGACGATGTGCTTCGCTCCCATCCGGAGCCTATCTTCGACACTGCGTACACCGACCATCTCACGGGTCTGCGCAACCGGCGTTACCTCATGGAACGTCTGCAGGAGGAGGTGGAGAAGGCGCACCGCTATAACCACCCCGTTTCCTGCGTGCTGGTCGAGGTGGACGAACTGCACGCGGTCGAGGAAGACCAGGGCACGGCCTCGCTGGACGATATCCTGGCGGAAATCGCGCTGGCGTTGCGCAACGCGTCGCGCAACTACGACGTACTGGCGCGCTACGACGGCGCCATCTTCGCCGCCGTGCTGCCCCATTCACCGCTCAAGGAAGCTATCTGCTACGCCCGCAAGATTCTGCATGAGATCGACTCCGTCACCTTCAGCGACCCCTGTTTCCCAACGGAAGCCGGCATCAGTATCGGCGTGGTGACGTGCCACAACAGCAAGGCCAAAGGCGCGGAGCAAGTGCTGGGCGAGGCCATGAAGAGCCTGCTCAAGGCCAAGAGCCGTCCCCACGAGCGCATTATTGGCGTCGACCTGAACGATTGACCGTTCCGCCCTGTTCCGGAATCCTGGAAGGCGGCAGGGGTACTCGTGCAGCGGACGGGCCCCGTTTCACGCGCCGCGTGCTTGCGCTTTTGTCTCCAAGGTCCGCTCGATATGGCTGCAGCGCTCTTCAAGCCGGTTCCGCCACGAATTCCTGGCGGCCACCGCGCGCCGCGCCGCCTGGCGTTCCGGGTTATCCTCGGCAAGGGCGCGGTCGGCCTGCCGTACAAACTCGTCGTGCGTCTCCGCGAAGGAGACTACGCCATCGAGGCCCAGACATTCCGGCAACTTTGGACAGACTACCGGCTTGCCCCCCGCGAGATATTCCTGAATCTTCATTGGGTAGATGCCCCGTGTCGCGTCGTTGATCGCATACGGCACGATGGCCACGTCCATACCCTTGAGGTAGGCGGGCATGTCCTCCAACGGGCGGTTGTCCATCACGTGCACGTTAGGGTATTGCCGGAGGGGCGTCAGGTCCACCGGACCGCGAATGGGCCCGAGCAGGGCAATAGACCAGTGAGGGCGCTGAGCGGCCATATACACAATCAGCTTCGGGTCGAAACGGGCCGGTTCAATGACGCAAATCGCGCCGATGCGGGGCCGGGAAATCCGCGCGAGGTCGTCCGGCACGGCAAGGTCCGGGTCATTGGCCCGGGAATAGTGCGCCACGTCGCCCGCGGGCAAGACCACGTGCGTCTCCGGGCACAACCCTTCGCGGCGGCTGCGCATATGCCGCGAGAAGACAAAGAGCAGGTCCGCGTTTGCCGCGAGGCGTCTGTCCATCCAGTCCACCAGTTTGCGCCCGGCGCGCTCCTCGATGTAGTTGGCCCATTCATCGCACACGTCGTGAATGCCGAGCACGTGCGGAATGTGGTGCACGGCGCCGCCATGGATCGGCGAAAAGTTCCACAGAATCGGGTTCTGGAAGCCCAGTTCGCGCGCGTAGCGGCGCACCATGCGGGCGAGGAAGAAGCCGTTCGCGGCAAGCGCGCGCCGGGCGACCCGGAACGGCAGATGGCCGACCGGCAGGAAGCGCTGCGGCGGCCGGAACACGAACAAGCCGGGCAGGACCTGCTGGACCGCCGGCCCCACCCACGCGCCCGCGCTCAGCACGTCCTCACCCTTGAGGAATCGCAGGAACGAGCGGGGCATATCCACGTACAGCACGCGATTTGACTCAGCGAGCAGCCGGGACAGATGCTGCGGGGTGCTCTTGACGGCGTGCCAGTCCGCGTAGGTGAACACTATGATGTCGTGGCCATGCAGCATGATGTCCCATCTTCCGGCGGTCCGGCGGGTGCTTTCCCTGGGGCACCCGCTTCAGTCGGCGGGCACGGGCTCCGGATGAGGCCCCATTGTAGGCCAACGCAGGACACGAAATCACAGGGACGTGCGCGGAAACGAGGAGGGCGGCCGGCTTGGAGCCAGCCACCCCGCGATTGCTTCGCGCTCCGTGTTGCTCAAGCCAGTTGGGGCACCTCGAATCCTTCGCGGTACTGGCGCTTGACCAGGGCGTTCGCTTCGCTGCAGTCCGTAAAGGATTCCGACGCCGGGTCAAAGTTGAGCGTGTGGCCGATGCGATACGCGATGTTGCCAAGGTGACAATGCACGCAGGAAAGATGCGCGGGCAGCACCGGCGCCGTCACATCCGCCACATTGCGCGAGCGCACCGCCTTGAAGAAGTGGGCGAATTTGGGCAGACCCTCCGGCTCCGGCTCGGTCACTTCGATCGGCTTGCCCTTATAGTCGAAGAAGCCGCGCCCGCGCACGTAGTAGCCTTCCGTACCGAAGAAGCTGTTGCCGCAATCGCCGCCTTCCGCCTCCTGGAAGGAACCCAGGTTGCGCACCTCGAAGGTCATCATGCTTCCGTCCGCGTACGTGAACTGGGTCGCCTGCGTGTTCGGCGTTTCGCCATCGTCGTCCCACTTGTAGCGCCCGCCCGCGCTCGTTACCTTCACCGGCAGGCCGCGATTGTGGCCCCAGCACGCGATGTCCATCTCATGCACGCCCTGGTTGCCGATTTCGCCGTTTCCATATTCCCAGACCCAGTGCCAGTTGTAATGTACCAGCAGCCCGCGCGGACGCTCCGCATCGACATTAACGAGATACGGCTGGTCCTGCGCCGGCCCCTGCCAGAGCGGCCAGTTCAGATATTCGGGTGCATCCGCGGGCGCGCCGTGCCCGATTGCCATGCGGTTCCCGTTCTTGTATACGTAGCCGCGCGAGTGGACGATCTCGCCGATAAACCCCTTGTGCATCAACCCGATATCGCGGATCAGCGTCGGATTTGACCGGCTCTGCGTGCCGTGCATCACGATGCGTCCCTGTTTCTCCGCGGCGGCGACCACCTGCCGCCCTTCCCAGATGCTGTGCGCCATCGGTTTCTCGATGTAGGCGTCCTTGCCCGCCTGACACGCCCACACGGCGATCAGCGAATGCCAGTGGTTCGGCGTAGCCGTGCTGACCACATCGATGTCCGGGTCGGCCATGACGTCCCTAACGTCCACATAAGTCTTGGGCGCACTGCCCTGTTTCCGTTTTACCAGCGCCACTCCTCGCGCCATGACCCGCTGATCCACGTCGCACAGCGCGACGATTTCCGCGTCGGGCTGTTCCATGATGTTTTCAATATGGCTATTGCCCTGCCCGTTGAACCCAATTACGCAAGCGCGGATGCGATCATTCGCGCCGAACACCTTGCCCTTCGCCATCGTCCCGGCAACTACGACGGCCGCAGCCGAAGAGCCCAGAAACTTCCTTCTTGAAATGCCCATGACATCCTTCTCCCAGACGGTTGGCTTATGTCTTTTTGTTCGCCACGGCGGCGAATGCCATATCTTATAGGACCGAAACTCGAAAATGCAGGTTTCGAGTGTGGGCTGCGGCCGTTTCCGTATGCAAACCTGCTACCGGTCCTGCCGCCTTGAAAAACCGATTGGGGCAGTCGCGGCGGTGATATGCGGCTTGCGGACTGGATTTGCGCGGTCCTGCCGGGAATAATGCGGCGTTGCCCGAAACGGCTGTGCAAACAGGAGCGACGAGACCCATGGATCATGCAGAACACGGCTGCATAAACAACGGCGGGGTCAAGATCCACTACGCGAGCGTGGGGGAGGGGCCGCTCCTGGTAATGATCCACGGATTTCCTGATTTCTGGTATTCGTGGCGGTTCCAGATGGAGGGGTTGTCCGACGCGTACCACTGCGTCGCCATGGACCAGCGGGGTTACAATCTCAGCGACAAACCGAAGGGCCAGGCGTGTTACGACATTACGCTGCTCGTGTCGGACGTCGTGGCGGTCATCGACCATTTCGGCGCCGAGAAGGCGATTGTCATGGGACACGACTGGGGCGGACTGGTCGCGTGGACGCTCGCGATGCTGCAACCGCGACGAGTCGGCAAGTTGATCATCTGCAACCTGCCGCACCCGAGGGGCATCTCCCGCGAACTGGCGCACAATCCTGAGCAGCAGGCGAATAGCGCCTATGCGCGCGCGTTCCAGCAGCCGGGCGCGCATGAAGCCATCAAGCCGGAAATGCTGGCCCTGTTTGTGGCCAAGGAAGACGCCGCGCTGCGTGAAACCTATGTCGAAGCGTTCCGCAATTCCGACCTGGAAGCGATGCTGCATTATTACAGGCAGAACTATCCCCGCGAACCGTATGTCGAGACGACACAACCGCTCCCGCCGGTCCAGGCGCCGGTGCTGCTGTTTCACGGGCTGAAAGACGCCGCGCTGCACCATCACGCGCTGAACAACACGTGGGAATGGGTGGCCGCGGACCTGACCATCGTGACGCTGCCCAACGCGGACCACTGGGTGCATCACGACGAAGCGGCCTACGTGACAAACACCATCCGCGACTGGTTGAAGCGGCATTGAAGAGGACCTCTAATGGAAAGAACTCCCATGACCTAAAGCATGACTTGCTTCTTGTCTCCGTGTGCGGTCTGCAAGGAGGTTCGGGCGGTATCGGGACAACCTTGAACCGCCTGTACGAACAGGTTAACCGGCCAGAGTTCATTTATCCTGACCCGCTGGCCGCGGTTCTGCGCTATTCAGACCCGGCGGACCAGGAAGTCGTGGGCCTGATCGCGGCGGCCCTGGCGTTTGGGAACGTGAAGACGATCCTCCGCAGCGTGGGCGCGGTTCTGACGCGCTTGCCGCGACCTGCCGCTCAGTTGCCCGCCGCGGAATCGCAGGAGTTGCTGCGGTTGTTTGGGAGTTTCCGCCATCGCTACGTGCGGGGACGCGAATTGGCGGACCTGCTGTCGGGCATAGGGCGCGTCCTGCGGGCCCACGGCTCGCTGGGCGCGTGCTTTCAAGCCTGCGCGCGCCCGCAGGAAACGGACTACAGGCTTGCGCTGACGCGGTTTGTCTGTGAACTGCGGAAGGGAGCGCGGCTGGAGAACAACTATCTGCTGCCGGACCCGCGGCGCGGCAGCGCATGCAAGCGGCTGTGGCTTTATCTGCGGTGGATGGTGCGGCAAGACGCGGTGGACCCGGGCGCGTGGCCGGGGCTTGACCCCGCGAGGCTCATCGTGCCGCTCGACACGCACATGCACCGCATTTGCCGGAAGCTGGGCTTTACGGAGCGCAAGCCGGCGGATTTGCGCACCGCAGTGGAAGTGACGGAAGCGTTTCGCCGCATCTGCCCCGAGGACCCGGTGCGTTACGATTTCGCGCTGACGCGACTGGGCATCTTGCGCATCGAGGCTGACTTCCCAACGGCAACTTAGGCCCGGCGGCCGCAGCACTTCTTGTACTTGCGGCCACTGCCGCAGATGCAAGGCTCATTCGGGCCGGGCGCGGTTTTGCCCTCGGCATTCAGATCCTGCGTGCGCACCCGGCGCATGACGTTTGCCGCGGGCCGGCCCATGCGCAGTTCGTTTGCCATGAACCGCATGTACGGGTCGATGTGCGTGAAGA
It contains:
- a CDS encoding sigma-54-dependent Fis family transcriptional regulator; amino-acid sequence: MQTILAVDDEYSVRKSYELVLGGTYRLLLAENAVQAFELLEQHHVDLIILDLILPGITGLDFLARLEEQGEIIPVIVVTASNNVQTAVDVMKRGARDFVVKPFDVDELLRLADRVLCERRKQRELLALRERDAAGFEQIIGDAPALLGTLAKARQAMQVDSTVLITGESGTGKDLIARAIHCGGKRADGPFVPISCCAIPEQLVESELFGHVKGAFTGAMETRVGKLEVADGGTLFLDEIGEMPLDAQVKLLRVLQDGCFYPVGASKTIHVDLRVICATNRNLQEAVREGRFREDLFYRVNVLQIEMPPLRKRREDIPRLAAHFIAQQAPHLNARCTALAPKALARLASYSWPGNVRELENTIQRLLVIHSAETVLQAEHLEEILPGSGPEAARNFEEFEGLPLEEAVNRLERHLILRALDRANFVQSQAADLLGTTRRILKYKMDHLGISAPGEPDSLAG
- a CDS encoding sugar kinase — translated: MHITVVGSVALDTVETPWGKNEDGLGGAAVYFALAAANFSPVHLVGVVGGDFPDRHLQLLAAKGIDLTGLERAPGKTFRWAGRYHADVNQRDTLDTQLNVFENFRPNVPEAARSADFLFLGNIHPALQADVLAQTRPRFVAMDTMNLWIATTPDALRAVLREVDALIINDAEARQLTGEANVVAAARGVQALGPEIVVVKKGEHGAMLFDATREVFVIPALPLDTVVDPTGAGDSFAGGFLGAVAQAGDTSPATLRRAVAYGTVVASFTCEAFGPARLADITPPDIQERLEVLRRLSAF
- a CDS encoding alpha/beta hydrolase, with translation MDHAEHGCINNGGVKIHYASVGEGPLLVMIHGFPDFWYSWRFQMEGLSDAYHCVAMDQRGYNLSDKPKGQACYDITLLVSDVVAVIDHFGAEKAIVMGHDWGGLVAWTLAMLQPRRVGKLIICNLPHPRGISRELAHNPEQQANSAYARAFQQPGAHEAIKPEMLALFVAKEDAALRETYVEAFRNSDLEAMLHYYRQNYPREPYVETTQPLPPVQAPVLLFHGLKDAALHHHALNNTWEWVAADLTIVTLPNADHWVHHDEAAYVTNTIRDWLKRH
- a CDS encoding GAF domain-containing protein translates to MRVILVIAEERSIRESIRAAWPEGDLLLFEDRVEAAGRRLVSLQADAIVLDDSPGLGMDALAPIKALAPGTPVIVLTARGDLVTQAAFARCGADACAPKPFSCEALRAEVERLTAPPPVQEAPLPSSAPHGMPGAPLLQQHQMALRWLSRASSHSEDPGRLSHALIEATVDIFGAARSAVLLEEQGLVRVAASQGLPDNIAQPLRLSFSAGLMRWFDAHACLIDRHAVEAPAAPAGLHAAAAAKEMRLLHAVLGAPLIRAGQVFGAVLLGERVAGGAYTVEERELLALVARCVSLAFDRAQSHAEIARRQARLDRVLAHINAGVVTIAPDKTVVMMNQSAERLLNVRAIDLVGRSVQRLGSAFADVVLRTLSDGTPRLRCEFHDPAINATLGLSATPLGEEGVVVVFSRLPERDEGHDELALSPVWGYLASRVAQEIKNPMVAISTYAQLLPKKYDAPDFRDSFSDVVQNEVARINAVVETLYAFAETPRLALEATNVDEAVRHVLDVLRDEMREHAITVDAELQSGGAQAEIDSHHFGTAVANVLRNAIDAMAHGGTLSVRTSRENGCIEVRVTDTGPGIAQQDAANVFLPFFSTKERGMGLGLAIANRIMKQHKGDIRLLHSEKGGSCFALQLPASGTPHANHTRGG
- a CDS encoding diguanylate cyclase, which codes for MKNWRVCVADDDVDAASVLVEGLSANNYEAYAVHSGEAALAACRTGEVDLLLLDVSMPDMDGFAVCQALKEDPHTRDIGVIFVTVHGSDEDVKRGFTLGAADYVTKPYNLPIVMLRIDSIMRTRQIDDVLRSHPEPIFDTAYTDHLTGLRNRRYLMERLQEEVEKAHRYNHPVSCVLVEVDELHAVEEDQGTASLDDILAEIALALRNASRNYDVLARYDGAIFAAVLPHSPLKEAICYARKILHEIDSVTFSDPCFPTEAGISIGVVTCHNSKAKGAEQVLGEAMKSLLKAKSRPHERIIGVDLND
- a CDS encoding biopolymer transporter ExbD, coding for MDGPFQTRRSRKRLGINITPLVDVMFILIIFFTVSSTFRSHLGVDVVLPRSSTAMEEAQGTHELAVNAAGDFYWNGRRVDAAALDAELNALLQRDPEAAIVLRGDEAAPFQAVVAAMDAARQAGAVHLVIPTQIKEAAGTP
- a CDS encoding TIGR02757 family protein, with the translated sequence MGGRGPDHRDAAQRGPLGASRRSGLRDKHHPRLVEAALKRTSNGKNSHDLKHDLLLVSVCGLQGGSGGIGTTLNRLYEQVNRPEFIYPDPLAAVLRYSDPADQEVVGLIAAALAFGNVKTILRSVGAVLTRLPRPAAQLPAAESQELLRLFGSFRHRYVRGRELADLLSGIGRVLRAHGSLGACFQACARPQETDYRLALTRFVCELRKGARLENNYLLPDPRRGSACKRLWLYLRWMVRQDAVDPGAWPGLDPARLIVPLDTHMHRICRKLGFTERKPADLRTAVEVTEAFRRICPEDPVRYDFALTRLGILRIEADFPTAT
- a CDS encoding glycosyltransferase, whose translation is MHHIPHVLGIHDVCDEWANYIEERAGRKLVDWMDRRLAANADLLFVFSRHMRSRREGLCPETHVVLPAGDVAHYSRANDPDLAVPDDLARISRPRIGAICVIEPARFDPKLIVYMAAQRPHWSIALLGPIRGPVDLTPLRQYPNVHVMDNRPLEDMPAYLKGMDVAIVPYAINDATRGIYPMKIQEYLAGGKPVVCPKLPECLGLDGVVSFAETHDEFVRQADRALAEDNPERQAARRAVAARNSWRNRLEERCSHIERTLETKAQARGA
- a CDS encoding Gfo/Idh/MocA family oxidoreductase is translated as MGISRRKFLGSSAAAVVVAGTMAKGKVFGANDRIRACVIGFNGQGNSHIENIMEQPDAEIVALCDVDQRVMARGVALVKRKQGSAPKTYVDVRDVMADPDIDVVSTATPNHWHSLIAVWACQAGKDAYIEKPMAHSIWEGRQVVAAAEKQGRIVMHGTQSRSNPTLIRDIGLMHKGFIGEIVHSRGYVYKNGNRMAIGHGAPADAPEYLNWPLWQGPAQDQPYLVNVDAERPRGLLVHYNWHWVWEYGNGEIGNQGVHEMDIACWGHNRGLPVKVTSAGGRYKWDDDGETPNTQATQFTYADGSMMTFEVRNLGSFQEAEGGDCGNSFFGTEGYYVRGRGFFDYKGKPIEVTEPEPEGLPKFAHFFKAVRSRNVADVTAPVLPAHLSCVHCHLGNIAYRIGHTLNFDPASESFTDCSEANALVKRQYREGFEVPQLA